From the genome of Solanum dulcamara chromosome 12, daSolDulc1.2, whole genome shotgun sequence:
CATTTGAAAAGACAGAGAGAAAAGACAACAaacagacaaaaaaaaaaaagaagggacgaaacacataagaaaaacaaaatacattagaacacAAGATAGCGCTTTAACAAAAATACTTAATTGCTTTTGAGTTCTTtcttttgcctctttgctacttcAACTTGTTTGGATCTCGGATATTGCTACCCGCTTTTCATTGacataaaactcatattaaccggttagtactttcttttcctatttcattgtaCTGTCTTCACTTTAGATTCTTACATATtatatcttgtcaaaataaatacatgaagtatccaggttagttcccattttcttcaatatattagtttattattttgaaatatgttcttgctttgtttgtttgctttgttgtagTAAGATTgtataatcatgatatatcgctacatatttgtatattgcttGTATTTTGCTTATGCTTTAAGCAGGATTTGAACTTTAAAGTTCAAGACATGAAGAGTTCGCCTGGACCGGAGATCTGAAATTTTATTACTCTACttcgattttttatttatttataatttatgctactttatttatttgcttctctatgcggttttgtaataattttgtaagtaactctctatataaataatgaaaattgggGAAAATATATGGGGAGGGGATATACTTGCTActtgctttatttatttattttttagtttatcataaatttatgtgtttGAATGCATGTGATCTAGTTATACTACTCATTTCCACATGCTTAGGTCCATTTATTCAcgatataaaaatttatatgttttacaagatgtttactttatatatatataaaaataacaataaaaatgatcTAAGAATAGTTCGTTAAATATCATTTATCATCAtacatgtttaaaaaataatttgtttatttttatgtgttatctTTGTTTATGAAAAATCTCATTTAATAATTACTTTGATGATATTTCCACATTATAACCTGTACTTTAAGACTAAAACCATGAATATAGTTTCAAATAATAGCTTtgtcatattaattatttaggcaTTATATGTGTAGgatctactaaataattttgaatgtaGTAATAATCATATTCAGatttaaatgtcattttatGTAGACATTATGTTCATTGGATCTACAATTTTAATTAcatcatatttaaatattttaattaatatttttaacatgctagtcatttggaaatcatgtgcatgagattttattttgaatatcatatagcaaatcatgtctataggacttaatgaatattttagtatttttataggAATTAAGTTATGCTTATAAGAtgtcaaatattttcattatattgattcatatagaaatcatgtctaatGTAGTGTGTTGTCAATCCATAAATCATACCTAtagttttaataaaatttagaaatcatgccatTAATATCATGTTTAGATCTAATTTAAAGCAATAGTTTGTTAATAAGGTTTGATTTTATGTTTGTTAGGACGATGAAAGACCAAATCTTAATTTACTATCCTTGTTATGCATTTAAAACGTGTCATCTAGTTTAATGTTTTGAACTTCCTTTAAATATACATATGAAGTAATAATATGCCCAAAATCTTGCCTCGTTTGAGTTAAAATTACCAATCCTCATACTATTTGAATAATtgttaattaatcaattttatattagaacattctctttatttaaaatcatattattccatatttataaacTTTATCCAAGATTTTCAGCAAAGTAGTAAAAAATGTATTCTAAATATTAGGAAGAACTCACACGAGTTATTGTAGTTATCATGCTTATAGTCTCTGCgcctttaataaatatttcatcatatttctatattttagaaatcatgttcataggtttaaataataatttcagcatatcttttgattgtaaatattttaagaacatTGTTTCATGTAGAAATCATACTCatagataaaaattaattttgccgGTTAAAATAATATCCCCTGTAATGTGACgttattatgtataaaaatcatgtctataagattctaacaaatatttattgtattattcCATTTTGAGGCCATGTCtacatttttaataaattttcatttcatttagaaaccatatctatagtattttaataaatcttcagCATGTTATTAACTAACTCATATTAATAGGATTTATAAATActattagttaataactaaaattatcaagcatgCCTTCTTTATTACAATCGCCTTTGTAATTAACATTGCCttcatatattaaaataatgaaatttatcgTCTATCTTattcaagttttatattttacaatatCTACGTCTGATTATATGCACACACATAATTATTATGACCTTCACAacttatctgtgttttcaaacatgctaattaattaatctagaggcttatttgagattttatgtgctaactgcttgtcctatctgttttgtttgacgatgggTCTAATTAGGACgcctatattttctttggtctaaaacctaccctaatagtatatccaatgcctcttggacatTAAGTTGGGTCGATAGACACGCTTTAGGAcgttagttattatttattttaaatcgctttaggattataataataaataaacttaagaggggtaggggtaattaggcccttcggaaatgatggaagttgacccgagcagaaaaatgacaaaaactttatatattttgtcttccgattaatgagccggcgctgatccgaagaaaaataagaatgtagataattttatttcctgtcgacttttaaatatttttgtttgtatttggggtagtttaatattttaaaactcaatgatTTTTCGCATCTTTAATCTTATTAGAGATTTCACCCAAATTAGATTTAcaacatattatatattcatatatctacACTTGTCTATTgtcttattcattttttttctttctattgtggctacaaataaaataaccaTTTGCTAATACTAGacatttattttaccataaattaagtaagttaattatttaaatgattttaaaatatacatttgtatttttatatattttaagtatattatttattatttatttacacaataaatatattattattaaatttgggtcattcatatataagatgtatatatatgacataccttatattttcactatattttttaatttaataaaacctttcttcttaatatttctaaaacaaaacaaaaatgaataaatatccctaatcatttttctaaaactaaatttaaggactatctttggataggctctgagggatgcctaataccttcccctcgagtaactaaaacccttacttagaatctcacaggtttcgcaaatcaaaacagagtttacatttacaatggttttcctaatattttccttaaaattaggtggcgactctaaacaaACAATTTCAAAATCAGAGGCATAGCCACTTTTATGTTGCGAACTATTTTGACCCGCTCGAAAATAGGGTGCGACAGCTTGGCGACTCTGCTGGGGAAACCCCATGCACTTAGCATTTTAGGTTTTAACCTTagtaaaatttagttttagaattatGGGATATTTGTTTATGACTTgccttttatttgttttaattatttattgtgatttgttaTATTACTTGTTATTTGAAAGGACGCAAGCTAAATCCAAACTTGCGCTCCTTATTTGCTTGAAAAACACTACATGTTATTGATATTCTTACACTGTCACTTGTATTTTCTATCGAGTCTTTGGCCGTACACAATACACACACTGGTTCACGCGGGGAGTGTCTCACACTCCCCCAAaccttcttttggattctttaGTTTCAGAGTTTGCACAATAAGATTAGTGTGCCTTCTCGCAAAAATTCAGTCCACTCTTGAATATCTAGGAAAAATTCTTACTCTAGAAAATAGGCCATGATGCATACACCTTAGGCGAGGCGATCCAATGCACCGTCTTCGCAATTAGGAAATCCACCCTTTGTCAAAGGTTATACACCTAACGACATATTTGTTTTGTGAAAGTTGTTATGAATGATCCAAAGAAAAAGAACACATGACGGATTTGGAATAAACATACTTATCATacccttacctttctttcagatGAATATCAACCAAAACCTCCCAAACATTCAGATGGTTGTTTCGCCCCCCCATACAATACAAAATTGGTGGCAAAACATTCGTAGGGCGCATGGTGTTGAGATCAGAAGGCATTTAGGTGCTTTGTTGTCGCTCATGGGAATTCGAGCCAACAAGATCTTCATTATATTACTGATGGAGTTTTGGGACCCAAGCACTGTGACCTTTAAGTTCTTGGATTTTGAAATCACTCCAACACTAGAGGAATTTagtatttttcttgaattacCAATAAGAGGAAGAACACCAATATGTCCATCAACCATAAGTACAGAAGGTTTCCTTGGGTTGTTGGGGCTGCGTGTCTTGCCATCACTAAGGCGTGCAGAAAATGGGAAGGTAAAGTTGGACTATCTTTTCCAAAGATTTGGTCGTCTCGAGAGCTTCGATAAGCACCGAGATGAATTTGCATGCACTCGTAGACAATGGATGCATATGAGACCAAGGGTATTTGTGATGGCCTTTTTGGGGGCTATGGTCTTCCCAATGAGGTTTCATTCGATAAATATCAACATTCTGCCAATTGTAATGGAACTTTTTGCGGTACCGCATAACTATTCCTTGGTGAATATAATTCTCGctgaagtattttgatcattgtCAGCATGCACAAGGGGGAATAACTTCTTTGGGGGCTGTAATTTATTATTACAGATCTGGGCAATAGAGCACTTCTATCGCCGAGAACCACAAAGGGACTACACAATAGACGCCCGCAATTTGATCCAAAGCCACAATGATCGTCTTAGGTATTGGGACGCACCTATGGGAGAGGAAGAATGGCGTCCGTTTTTGACCAACCTCACAGGAGATTCCATCCACTGGAAGTATTTTTGGACGAGAGGATCGGTTTTTGTCAGGACGCAATACCTCTATTTCATTAATCTGGTCGGGCTAGGAGGTATTCAGCCATATGCTCCTCTCCGAGTGTTACGACAATTCGGAGTTGTCCAAGACATACCATTATGGGCAAATATGGCACTACACGAGGATGATCTCACTTTGGTCCCAGCAGGGCGTATAAGGAATTTGCAATTAGAATGGGATCATATGATTACGATAGAGGCAGGAAATGAAAAATGGTGCACGCCAGAATATTATGTGTGGCGTACCACTGTGAGACATTTGGCTCGGCCAAGTACGAAGGGGATTGTGGGTGTTGCGGACAACCAATGGATTAATTGGGTTAAGCAGGGAGTACTCCCTCACATTGAATTCACAACACCAATGTACAATCAAATAATTCCAGGATCAGTAGATCATTTGATACCAATGATCGAAGAAGATCCAGAGGAAGATCCTGAAGAGGATCCAAGTGAAGATCCTGAGGAGCTGGAAGAGGAAGATCCGGAAGAAGATCCAGAAGAGGACCCAGAGGAAAAAGCTCACTCTGAGTATGGTTCGATAGGGTTCGATGAAGAGGTAGGATCGAACCAGATTGACGAACTGTCGGAGTACTATCCAGGGCcctattatgattatgatgatgatgatgatgctcCAACATGGCCTTAGAGTTTCATTCTTATCATGTGCTTTCTCATCCTTTTGTTCGCCTTATGGCCTCCatgtaatttcattttttagatTTCTGCCCATGTACTTCATTACAAAGATCCAAGGCATCtttgattaataaaattatgttattcCAAATCCGAAATGTGTTTAATGGATCATTTATCATCAAATTGATTGCAATATATGTCATCCTCTAGCAAAAAGAGGCTATGTATAGGACACATTTGAATGTCGTTAACTTGGCGTGTATGTGTATTATATACTTGTTGTACTTTTAAATCTTTCCCAAACTAAcatactttcctttttctttcttttattttattttgttaatccCTAAAAGAACGTTGATTTGTGTCGACTTGCGAACTGGCTGACTCACGATACAACCTTCGATCAAGGGGAAGGATGACAGGTGGAGAAGAATTTAATGCTGCTGCAAACATAATGATACCAGTAGAAAATCCTGaaagttctcaaaatatagCCGACATCCAAAATGACGAGAAGATGGCTCACATGGTGCAAGAGCTTGAGATTTTGAGAGAGGAACTACGTCAAGTGCGAGACTTGGCCAAGCTTTCGGCTACTACCTTCCCAAGTTTCAAGATGCCCAGCTACCTCCCTAGAGCTGACCTGCCTCCTACAGATTCTCCAAACATGCCTAAACGTGCTCCCGTTCATGGTCAAGCACCATTAGCTCATCCGTCTGCAATCAGGACTGCTCCTGACCTTCCCACTCAAGACCCCGTCACACCTACCTACCCAGTGACAAACCAGATATTTGGAGCACACACCGTCGCTCCTTATGATTCACAGATCCCACCTGTATATGCTGTTGAGGCCCCTACTTTCACGACACCGGTTAGGGTCAAGGTCTCGCATGAGGTGGACCAATATGCAGAGATGGAGAAGGATGCCCGATTGAAAGAAGATGAGTCAATAGACGCTCAACTTCGAGGTCTAAGAAAGGCGTTGAAAAACCTACAAGTCTCTAGGGGAACAGAGAGCCTAGATTATGATGACTTATGTATCCACCCAGATATTGACATGCCGGTAGGATACAAGCCCCCAAAGTTTGACATATTTGATGGAAAGAGCGATCCTCACGCACATCTGAGGGCATACTGTGACAAGTTAGTCGGTGTAGGGAGAAATGAGAAACTAAGAATGAAGTTGTTCATTCGAAGTCTATCTGGAGAAGCGTTGACCTGGTATACACGCCAGGATCCTCGCAAATGGTATAACTGGCAGGAAATGGCTGAGGATTTCATGAATCGTTTCAGATTTAATACTGAAATCACTGCGGACAGGTTCTCATTAGCCAACATACAAAAGAAACCATCGGAGGACTTCCAGGAGTATGCACGACGTTGGAGAACCGAGGCTGCAAGGGTTCAACCACCGCTCGATGAGAGTGAGctctcaaaatactttattcgAGCACAAGAAGGTATCTACTTTGACAAGATGATGTCAATGATGGGCCAAAAGTTTGTAGAATTGGTCAAGATGGGAGATTTTATAGAGGAAGGCATTAAATCAGGTAAAATTCAGTCCATGGCTGCATTGCAAGCTGCAAGTAAGGCCATACAATCAGGATCCATTGGTGGCATCAAGAAGAAAAGGGAGGATGTTTCAGTCGTCAATTACCAACATGGAGGACAATCCCACCAATACCCAAACAATCCCCAAATTGTTGCACATACTCCATACACCTCGTATCTAGTGTATAATACCCGACCACACTATAATCCACCTCGAGCACCAACATACCAAAGTCCAACAAGACCACATGTACCACTCCAAGCACCAACCCACCAAAACAGACCAGCATATGTGCCAAGACCACGTCCAAATCTCGAAGCCAGAAATACTCGCACCTATACACCCATTGCTGAACCTTATGCTCAATTGTTTGAAAGGTTAAGGATAGCAGGAGTACTACAGCCAGTTGAGGGAAAACTCCCCGACCCAATCCCTTACAATTTTGATGGAAACAAGCGATGCGCTTACCACTCGGGAATCCAAGGGCATGACACAGAAGATTGTTATGGCTTGAAAAACCAGGTTGAGACGTTGATCAGAAGAGGAATAATAAAATGCACTCCAACACCTCCGAATGTGAACAACAACCCTTTGCCAAATCATGAGAATCGAGAAGTCAACATGATTTCTCTAGAAGAAGAGTACAACTTGGGAGAAACCATCACTCCTGTCTGGAACGCCGAAGAAGCTGCCACTGCATCTCCAGTGCAACCTATTATCACTGTTCAGCTAAAGGAACCTCTTACTGTCCAAACATATCTCCCGAGAGTTGTAGTAACCACTACAGTTGCTAGAAAGGCTGAGTTTGACACCAAAGAAGTCCCATGGGATTATAAAACAAAAGCCAAGGGCAAGATGATTGACACCGCTGTGGCTCAGGGGATGACTAGATCAGGAAGGTGCTATACTCCCGAGAATCTGGATCAAGGAGTTATTGGGAAGGAGCCGAATCCCAAGAAGAATGTTACGGATGCTGAAGTcacagaattttggagaaagatgCAGCCGAAAGACTATTCAGTCGAAGAGCAACTGAAGAAGACCTCGGCTCATATATCCATAATGTCTTTGCTAATGAGTTCTGAGGCTCATAGGAATGCTTTGATGGAGGTGTTAAATGGGGTTTGCATTCCAAAAGAGACCGCAAGTGAAACCTTAGCTGCAACAATTGGACAAGTATTGGAATCTAACAAAATCTCTTtccatgataatgagctaccaACGGAAGGGACTGGACACAACAAAGCACTTCATATCGCGGTCAAATGTCGTGATAAGATTGTGACCCGAGTTCTGATTGATGGCGGTTCTGGATGTAACATCTGCCCTTTCACAACTATGAGAGTTTTAGGCTTGAATATGGGAGATATAGAGGAAAGTCGTGTAAAGGTGAGAGCTTTTGATGGAGCACAGAGAAGCGTCATTGGAGAAATCCATCTCACATTGCAAGTGGGACCAGCAGAATTCCCTATTTTATTTCAAGTGATGGATGTGTCATCGAACTACAACCTGCTGCTGGGAAGACCATGAGTCCATATGGCAAAAGCAGTCCCTTCAACTCTTCATCAATGTGTAAAGTTTGAGTGGGGTCACACAGAAGTTACTGTTCATGGGGAGCTCAATCACCCCATTTATTCTGTCAATTCTGTTCCAGTAACTGAGGAATTAGATGGAGCCACTTTTCACACTTTAGAAATCATGCAAGCTGTGAGGATTGACGAGAAGTTAGAGTCGGTTGGTGTGAAATTGTCAGGGGCAACGAAGATGGTCGCAGCAGAGATGTTGAAATACGGGTATCAGCCTAAGACAGGACTTGGACCCAGGGCCAATGGCATAGTTGAACCCATCCAGTTGAAGCATCAGAAAGGTACCACTGGACTCGGATATGGATCTACATCGGGACGAGTCCACAACAGGGGATCCATCAAGACAACGTTCGTACCAGAGCAAGTTCCGATTCTAGATCACGCATCTGACGATGATATAGTGGAAGGAATAGGAAATTTGTTCGTGGCCATGAttggagaagaggaagagatAGATCTCCGCAAATTGAGCATCCGTGATTCCAAGCCTGGAGAAAGCTTGCAGAATTGGACCGTCAGTCCTTCCCTGTTTCGACAAAAGTCCTGGTAGTGTGGAACgtagttttgtatttttaaatttgaatgatCAAAGCTGAGGCTTGTATCATGCTTgatctttgtttttggttgcTTTTTCTAAAAAAGCTAGAAcgcttttaaataaaagtctttaatttctttaaaaaattatctcattatttctacctacttatttatttttactcgcCTTTTATACGTTTCAGCATTCATATTAAAAATCCTAGTTCAACGGTTATGACATGTAATGAATCCATCGAGCAAAGTGAAAAGAATGAACACGATCAAGAAGAATATGATGAAAGCATGATGCCTGAAAATCTACCACAGGAGATCGAGAAGTTTGAAAGTCAGGAGAAACCTAATATGGATGAAACAGAGGTTGTCAATTTAGGAGATGAGGAAACTGTGAAGGAAA
Proteins encoded in this window:
- the LOC129875632 gene encoding uncharacterized protein LOC129875632; protein product: MTGGEEFNAAANIMIPVENPESSQNIADIQNDEKMAHMVQELEILREELRQVRDLAKLSATTFPSFKMPSYLPRADLPPTDSPNMPKRAPVHGQAPLAHPSAIRTAPDLPTQDPVTPTYPVTNQIFGAHTVAPYDSQIPPVYAVEAPTFTTPVRVKVSHEVDQYAEMEKDARLKEDESIDAQLRGLRKALKNLQVSRGTESLDYDDLCIHPDIDMPVGYKPPKFDIFDGKSDPHAHLRAYCDKLVGVGRNEKLRMKLFIRSLSGEALTWYTRQDPRKWYNWQEMAEDFMNRFRFNTEITADRFSLANIQKKPSEDFQEYARRWRTEAARVQPPLDESELSKYFIRAQEGIYFDKMMSMMGQKFVELVKMGDFIEEGIKSGKIQSMAALQAASKAIQSGSIGGIKKKREDVSVVNYQHGGQSHQYPNNPQIVAHTPYTSYLVYNTRPHYNPPRAPTYQSPTRPHVPLQAPTHQNRPAYVPRPRPNLEARNTRTYTPIAEPYAQLFERLRIAGVLQPVEGKLPDPIPYNFDGNKRCAYHSGIQGHDTEDCYGLKNQVETLIRRGIIKCTPTPPNVNNNPLPNHENREVNMISLEEEYNLGETITPVWNAEEAATASPVQPIITVQLKEPLTVQTYLPRVVVTTTVARKAEFDTKEVPWDYKTKAKGKMIDTAVAQGMTRSGRCYTPENLDQGVIGKEPNPKKNVTDAEVTEFWRKMQPKDYSVEEQLKKTSAHISIMSLLMSSEAHRNALMEVLNGVCIPKETASETLAATIGQVLESNKISFHDNELPTEGTGHNKALHIAVKCRDKIVTRVLIDGGSGCNICPFTTMRVLGLNMGDIEESRVKVRAFDGAQRSVIGEIHLTLQVGPAEFPILFQVMDVSSNYNLLLGRP